A genomic window from Candidatus Thiocaldithrix dubininis includes:
- a CDS encoding MaoC family dehydratase, which yields MMKRELKVGDTASITRLFTDEDVRLYADLSTDHNPVHLDEDFAKQTQFGQRIVHGMLVSSLFSALLGEHLPGHGSIYMSQSVQFKAPVYLNMPVIATVEIVNIREGKPIVTLQTTCVDESGKLLVTGEAVMFVPWLKA from the coding sequence ATGATGAAACGCGAACTCAAGGTTGGCGATACCGCCAGTATTACCCGCTTATTTACGGATGAAGACGTACGTTTATACGCAGATTTATCCACCGATCATAACCCTGTGCATTTAGATGAAGATTTTGCCAAGCAAACCCAATTTGGGCAGCGTATTGTGCATGGCATGTTAGTCAGCAGCTTATTTTCAGCATTATTAGGCGAACATCTGCCGGGACATGGTTCTATTTATATGAGCCAATCGGTTCAGTTTAAAGCACCGGTTTATTTGAATATGCCCGTAATTGCGACGGTGGAAATTGTGAATATTCGGGAAGGTAAGCCGATTGTTACCTTGCAAACCACTTGTGTTGATGAAAGTGGCAAATTATTGGTAACAGGTGAAGCGGTAATGTTTGTACCTTGGCTCAAAGCCTAA
- a CDS encoding VanW family protein, giving the protein MRKPLSLYHPVLYWLRVNQRRLFKKLAWYCSNRRYAHTLQPHNKLTHRYIKHTSKLIRHFAGVDLHLQHNKVTNLKIAVDCVNGIVIRPHEYFSFCKLVGKPTQQRGFVEGMELSFGKAQAGIGGGICQLSNLIHWMVLHSPLQVVERSHHSFDPFPDEGRVLPFGSGAAIFYNYVDLVIYNPTSTTFQIHLKVAEHQLEGELLADTPSAIKYHVYEKNSQFIQIQQQVFRKNEIWRDTISKGHQPQCLASTLLYKNQARVNYPVDASLLQPS; this is encoded by the coding sequence ATGCGTAAACCATTATCGTTATACCACCCTGTTTTATACTGGTTACGTGTTAATCAACGGCGATTATTTAAAAAATTAGCTTGGTATTGTTCTAATAGACGCTATGCGCATACCTTACAACCCCACAATAAGCTAACTCACCGTTATATAAAACATACCTCTAAATTAATTCGCCACTTTGCAGGTGTTGATTTACATCTGCAACACAATAAAGTAACCAATCTTAAAATTGCGGTGGATTGTGTGAATGGCATTGTGATCCGACCGCATGAATATTTTTCTTTTTGCAAATTGGTAGGTAAACCCACGCAGCAACGCGGTTTTGTTGAAGGAATGGAATTATCGTTTGGTAAAGCACAAGCAGGTATTGGCGGCGGCATTTGCCAATTAAGCAATTTAATTCATTGGATGGTCTTGCATTCGCCCTTACAAGTCGTAGAGCGTTCCCATCACAGTTTTGATCCTTTTCCTGATGAAGGGCGTGTCTTACCTTTTGGTTCGGGTGCTGCGATTTTTTACAATTACGTGGATTTGGTGATTTATAATCCCACCTCAACGACCTTTCAAATTCATCTAAAAGTCGCCGAACATCAGTTAGAAGGGGAATTATTAGCAGATACGCCCAGTGCTATAAAATACCATGTGTATGAAAAAAACAGTCAATTCATTCAGATACAGCAACAAGTTTTCAGAAAAAATGAAATCTGGCGCGACACTATTAGCAAAGGTCACCAGCCGCAATGCCTAGCCTCAACGCTGCTTTATAAAAATCAAGCACGGGTTAACTACCCAGTCGATGCCAGCCTATTACAACCATCTTAA
- a CDS encoding DnaJ C-terminal domain-containing protein: MEYKDYYKILGVAKDASQDDIKRAYRKLARKYHPDVSKEADAEVRFKEVGEAYEVLKDPEKRQAYDQLGSNWQAGQGGFNPPPNWNQNQDFGFNGGGYTSNEGDFSDFFESLFGRCAGRAGASAGGGRPRAMRGEDSHARIFIDLADAYTGATRSLSLRTVEYDANGQPHNVDKTLNVKIPKGIKAGQSIRLQGQGNPGFGGGEPGDLYLEVAFNEHSLYQVDGRDVSIELPIAPWESALGAKITVPTPVGSVELKVPVGASSGKRMRLKGRGIPGKEPGDFYVTLEIVMPPTVSDTEKSLYESLQTAAGHFNPRANLGG; encoded by the coding sequence TTGGAATACAAGGATTATTACAAGATCTTGGGTGTCGCCAAAGATGCATCTCAAGATGACATTAAACGGGCTTACCGCAAATTAGCGCGTAAGTACCACCCAGACGTGAGCAAGGAAGCAGATGCCGAAGTACGTTTTAAAGAAGTCGGTGAAGCGTATGAAGTGTTAAAAGACCCCGAAAAGCGCCAAGCTTATGACCAATTAGGCAGCAATTGGCAAGCGGGACAAGGCGGTTTTAACCCACCACCGAATTGGAATCAGAATCAAGATTTTGGTTTTAATGGTGGCGGTTATACCAGTAATGAAGGCGATTTCAGTGATTTTTTTGAAAGTTTATTTGGACGATGTGCGGGGCGTGCAGGCGCTAGTGCAGGGGGCGGGCGTCCGCGAGCGATGCGCGGCGAAGATAGTCATGCCCGTATTTTTATCGACTTAGCAGATGCGTATACAGGTGCAACACGTAGTTTAAGCTTGCGTACAGTGGAATATGACGCGAATGGGCAGCCGCATAATGTGGATAAAACCCTGAATGTCAAAATTCCCAAAGGCATTAAAGCTGGGCAAAGTATTCGTTTACAAGGGCAGGGCAATCCCGGTTTTGGCGGGGGCGAACCGGGTGATCTATACTTAGAAGTAGCTTTTAATGAGCATTCACTGTATCAAGTGGATGGTCGCGATGTTTCCATTGAACTACCGATTGCGCCGTGGGAATCGGCTCTAGGGGCAAAAATAACTGTACCCACGCCAGTCGGTTCAGTGGAATTAAAAGTGCCGGTTGGCGCTTCTAGTGGTAAGCGTATGCGTTTGAAAGGGCGCGGCATTCCGGGCAAAGAGCCGGGCGATTTTTATGTCACTTTAGAAATCGTCATGCCGCCAACGGTCAGCGATACGGAAAAAAGCTTATATGAATCCTTACAAACAGCGGCGGGTCACTTTAATCCACGCGCCAACTTAGGAGGTTAA
- a CDS encoding YiiX family permuted papain-like enzyme: protein MTNPLRAYTFSLSLIILLGCKPTVSTAVEPMTLRDGDIIFQTTPSKQSQAIQIVTHSPYSHVGIIFMREGKPYVYEAISKVQYTPLAQWIARDKQQHFVVKRLHNAQQVLTPNAIKKLKAQAMTFKAKPYDLTFEWSDSRIYCSELVWKIYERALGIKVGKLQKLGDFDLSHPLVQYQLKQRYGNKVPLKNTVISPANMFASEQLTLVVQR from the coding sequence ATGACCAATCCCTTACGCGCTTATACCTTTAGTCTTTCCTTAATCATATTACTTGGCTGCAAGCCCACTGTCTCAACCGCCGTTGAACCTATGACCTTACGCGATGGCGATATTATTTTTCAGACTACGCCATCGAAACAAAGCCAAGCAATTCAAATTGTTACCCATTCACCGTATAGCCACGTTGGCATTATTTTTATGCGTGAGGGCAAGCCTTATGTGTATGAAGCCATTAGCAAAGTGCAATATACCCCGTTAGCTCAATGGATTGCCCGCGATAAACAACAGCATTTTGTGGTTAAACGTTTGCACAATGCCCAACAAGTGTTAACGCCTAATGCGATTAAAAAACTCAAAGCACAAGCCATGACCTTCAAAGCGAAACCCTATGATTTAACTTTTGAATGGTCAGACTCACGAATTTATTGTTCTGAATTGGTTTGGAAAATTTATGAGCGTGCCTTGGGGATTAAAGTGGGTAAACTGCAAAAACTCGGCGACTTTGATTTATCTCATCCGCTGGTGCAATATCAATTAAAACAACGTTATGGCAACAAAGTTCCCTTAAAAAACACGGTAATCTCACCCGCAAATATGTTTGCCTCAGAGCAATTAACACTAGTTGTACAGCGTTAG
- a CDS encoding phosphotyrosine protein phosphatase gives MLFVCTENRLRSPTAEAVFTEYAGIHAISAGTNADAETPISGDLIEWADIIFVMEKMHKTKISKKFPSLLKDKRLICLAIADHYAYMQPELVQLLKLKVAQHIDL, from the coding sequence TTGTTATTTGTTTGTACCGAAAATCGTTTACGCAGCCCAACCGCCGAAGCAGTATTTACGGAATATGCGGGTATTCATGCCATTAGCGCAGGCACGAATGCTGATGCAGAAACCCCTATTTCTGGCGATTTAATCGAATGGGCTGATATTATTTTTGTCATGGAAAAAATGCATAAAACTAAGATCAGCAAAAAATTTCCAAGCTTATTAAAAGACAAAAGGCTGATTTGTTTAGCCATTGCCGATCATTATGCTTATATGCAACCGGAGTTGGTGCAATTACTAAAGCTGAAAGTCGCGCAGCATATCGACCTATAA
- a CDS encoding SH3 domain-containing protein, whose product MRHLFLISALTLGAFTITVPTPVNAEAAVTSRYVINGNGVRLRAEPNISSAELDKLSLGTSVTPLQKTTKPSTVNGNTGYWYQIKTDKATGWIFGSFLTPATDNVNTTLELLRGKLKAENLSFEDAVAAYKLADNALPQAKSRNDKGELELDKLLALQHSYDSMPADKIHQSPYVDWYKKYGSISFGDDPSGQYLVSTKPFWALADQYKNDTIGDEIAWRASQQRLGGECEGMIGCASIASQRTDGEYLKRYPKGRYVKPALANVTDNFKYMLQEWNKPEQDASDANLKEWAVILSPQANNPNAKKALGYLKQMQGMTKK is encoded by the coding sequence ATGCGCCACTTATTCCTAATTAGCGCCTTAACATTAGGTGCGTTCACCATTACTGTACCCACACCAGTTAATGCCGAAGCTGCTGTCACTAGCCGTTATGTGATAAATGGCAATGGCGTGCGTTTACGGGCTGAACCCAACATATCTTCAGCAGAATTAGATAAATTAAGTTTGGGGACAAGCGTTACGCCTTTGCAGAAAACCACTAAACCCAGCACAGTGAATGGCAACACAGGCTATTGGTATCAAATTAAAACGGATAAAGCGACGGGCTGGATATTTGGGAGCTTTTTGACGCCAGCCACCGATAATGTGAATACTACGTTAGAGTTATTACGTGGCAAATTAAAAGCTGAAAACTTAAGTTTTGAAGATGCGGTAGCTGCGTATAAATTGGCAGATAATGCATTGCCACAAGCCAAATCCCGTAATGATAAAGGCGAGTTAGAGCTGGATAAATTGCTTGCCTTACAGCATTCTTATGACAGTATGCCTGCCGACAAAATTCACCAATCGCCTTATGTCGACTGGTATAAAAAATACGGTAGCATTAGTTTTGGTGACGACCCGTCTGGGCAATATTTAGTATCGACTAAACCTTTTTGGGCATTAGCTGATCAATATAAAAATGACACGATTGGCGATGAAATCGCGTGGCGTGCCTCCCAACAACGTTTAGGCGGTGAATGTGAAGGTATGATTGGGTGTGCCTCCATCGCCTCCCAACGCACCGATGGCGAATATCTAAAACGCTACCCGAAAGGACGCTATGTGAAACCGGCTTTAGCTAATGTAACGGATAATTTTAAATACATGCTGCAAGAGTGGAATAAACCCGAGCAAGACGCTAGCGATGCGAATCTGAAGGAATGGGCAGTTATTTTAAGTCCACAAGCCAATAACCCGAATGCTAAAAAAGCCTTGGGTTATTTAAAGCAAATGCAAGGTATGACTAAAAAATAA
- a CDS encoding PRC-barrel domain-containing protein, whose product MDKFARLTLDAMTGVTVGMSAKHDIIGQDVYNDQDEKVGKVEDVLIAPDDTATYGIVGVGGFLGMGTHNVAVPVGFFSQSDDGYLMLRGATKDLLKQAPEFKYDA is encoded by the coding sequence ATGGATAAGTTCGCTCGCTTAACCTTAGACGCTATGACCGGTGTAACTGTAGGCATGAGTGCTAAACACGACATTATTGGTCAAGATGTATATAACGACCAAGACGAAAAAGTAGGTAAGGTCGAAGACGTATTAATCGCACCAGATGATACTGCAACTTATGGCATCGTTGGCGTAGGCGGTTTCTTAGGTATGGGTACACACAATGTAGCAGTGCCTGTCGGTTTCTTTAGCCAAAGCGATGATGGTTATTTAATGTTACGTGGTGCTACAAAAGATTTGTTGAAACAAGCACCAGAATTCAAATACGACGCTTAA
- a CDS encoding electron transfer flavoprotein-ubiquinone oxidoreductase has protein sequence MNIERESMEFDVVIVGAGPAGLSAACRLMQLGQAQGQELNICVVEKGSEVGAHILSGAVIESRALDELFPNWRELGAPLNTPVTQDEVYILKDAQTATQIPNALIPKTMHNQGNYIVSLGNVCRWLGEQAEGMGVNIFPGFAASEILYNPDGSVRGVLTGDMGVGADGEPKDSFTPGMELLAKYTIFAEGSRGHLGKRLIKEFKLDEGADAQHYGIGLKELWDIDPAKHKEGLVIHGSGWPLPSDTGGGFFLYHAENNQVGVGLIVDLNYSNPYLSPYDEFQRLKHHPVISQYLEGGKRVAYGARAITKGGFYALPKMRFPGGALVGCDAGTLNFSKIKGTHTAMKSGMLAAEAIFDALQQTEASAPSDLPSFADSFEKSWAYDELYASRNFGPALHKYGTWVGGAFNYLDQNFFGGKLPVTIRDVKPDYAKLKHAIDCQPIDYPKPDGKLSFDKLTSVFLSNTNHEEDQPCHLRLTDATIPIRVNLPIYAEPAQRYCPAGVYEVIGEGDNARFQINAQNCVHCKTCDIKDPSQNITWVTPEGGGGPNYPNM, from the coding sequence ATGAACATCGAACGCGAGTCTATGGAATTCGATGTCGTGATTGTCGGCGCAGGGCCAGCGGGTTTATCCGCTGCCTGTCGTTTAATGCAATTAGGACAGGCACAAGGTCAAGAACTAAACATTTGTGTAGTAGAAAAAGGCTCAGAAGTGGGGGCGCATATTTTGTCGGGCGCGGTGATTGAAAGCCGGGCGCTAGATGAATTATTTCCCAACTGGCGGGAGCTAGGCGCACCGTTAAATACGCCTGTCACCCAAGACGAAGTGTATATCTTAAAAGACGCGCAAACGGCTACACAGATCCCTAATGCACTTATTCCGAAAACCATGCATAACCAAGGCAACTATATTGTCAGTCTAGGCAATGTATGCCGCTGGTTAGGTGAACAAGCGGAAGGTATGGGTGTAAATATTTTCCCCGGCTTTGCTGCTAGCGAAATCTTATATAACCCAGACGGTAGCGTACGTGGCGTGTTAACGGGCGATATGGGAGTAGGCGCAGACGGCGAACCTAAAGATAGCTTTACGCCGGGTATGGAATTACTTGCCAAATATACCATTTTTGCGGAAGGCTCACGCGGGCATTTAGGTAAGCGCTTAATTAAAGAATTTAAGCTGGATGAAGGTGCAGACGCTCAGCATTACGGCATTGGCTTAAAAGAGCTATGGGATATTGATCCCGCCAAACATAAAGAAGGTTTGGTAATTCACGGCTCAGGTTGGCCGTTACCTAGCGATACGGGCGGTGGTTTTTTCTTATATCACGCGGAAAATAACCAAGTGGGCGTCGGCTTAATTGTCGATTTGAATTACAGCAACCCGTATTTAAGCCCTTATGATGAATTTCAGCGCCTGAAACATCATCCGGTAATTTCGCAATATTTAGAGGGCGGCAAACGAGTCGCTTATGGCGCGAGAGCTATTACCAAAGGCGGTTTTTATGCCTTACCCAAAATGCGTTTTCCCGGTGGGGCGTTAGTGGGTTGTGATGCAGGCACATTGAATTTCTCGAAAATCAAAGGTACGCATACCGCCATGAAATCGGGTATGTTGGCGGCCGAAGCTATTTTCGATGCGCTGCAACAAACCGAAGCATCCGCGCCTAGTGATTTACCTAGCTTTGCCGATAGTTTTGAGAAATCGTGGGCATATGATGAATTATATGCTTCACGCAACTTTGGCCCGGCTTTACACAAATACGGTACTTGGGTTGGGGGAGCGTTTAACTATCTCGATCAAAATTTCTTTGGTGGTAAATTGCCGGTAACGATTCGGGACGTAAAACCGGATTATGCCAAATTGAAGCATGCCATTGATTGCCAACCTATTGATTACCCGAAACCTGATGGCAAACTGAGCTTTGATAAATTGACTTCGGTATTTTTATCCAATACCAATCACGAAGAAGATCAGCCTTGTCATTTACGTCTGACCGACGCCACTATACCCATTCGGGTTAATTTGCCGATTTATGCTGAACCTGCACAACGTTATTGTCCAGCCGGTGTGTATGAAGTGATTGGCGAAGGGGACAACGCGCGTTTTCAAATCAATGCGCAAAACTGTGTCCATTGTAAGACCTGCGATATTAAAGACCCTTCACAGAATATTACGTGGGTCACGCCAGAAGGCGGCGGTGGTCCGAATTACCCCAATATGTAA
- a CDS encoding YaiI/YqxD family protein has product MHIWVDADACPVVIKDILFRSAERTGLPLTLVANQSLRVPKLSNITSLQVPAGFDVADNEIVKRIQAGDLVITADIPLAAEVLAKGANALNPRGELYSPNTIKAKLSMRDFMDTLRSSGIDTGGPAPLNQSDRKLFANQLDRLITRYRQQLAQLKP; this is encoded by the coding sequence ATGCACATTTGGGTTGATGCCGATGCTTGCCCCGTCGTAATTAAAGACATTTTATTTCGCAGCGCAGAACGCACGGGTTTACCACTGACCTTAGTGGCAAATCAAAGCTTACGTGTACCAAAATTATCCAATATCACAAGCTTACAAGTGCCAGCAGGCTTTGATGTGGCGGATAATGAAATCGTCAAACGTATTCAGGCGGGTGATTTGGTTATTACCGCTGATATTCCACTGGCGGCGGAAGTATTGGCTAAAGGTGCAAATGCTTTAAATCCACGCGGCGAGTTATATTCCCCTAACACGATTAAAGCCAAACTCAGTATGCGTGATTTTATGGATACCCTGCGTAGCAGCGGCATTGATACAGGAGGGCCAGCACCTTTAAACCAAAGCGATCGGAAATTATTCGCCAACCAACTGGATCGCTTAATCACCCGCTATCGCCAACAACTAGCACAGTTAAAACCTTAG
- a CDS encoding acyl-CoA dehydrogenase — MNYAHPYQDAEFVLRHIVDLDGLCEQAGLDVNMDLAVAVLDEAGKMGAEVLAPLNRVGDLNPAKLGANGVEASPGFTEAYQQFAEAGWLSLSVAEAFGGQNLPNVLSTAVNEIWHSANMAYALCPMLSQGAMESIGHHASEDLQATYLPKLASGEWTGTMNLTEPDAGSDLAAIKSKAVPNGDHYLISGQKIFITWGDHQMTPNIVHLVLARLPDAPPGVKGISLFIVPKFVLNADGEPGERNSAFALSLEHKMGIHGSPTCVMEFNEAVGYIVGEPNKGLAYMFTMMNHARQAVGLQGLSISERAYQQAKQYAKERLQGTRRDGSRIPIIQHPDVRRMLMTMKSGIEAMRALALTAAAEIDRARYAADDASQAQHEARVELLTPIVKGWLTEMSQELTSLGIQVYGGMGYIEETGAAQHYRDARILTIYEGTTGIQALDFIGRKTLVDKGEALAVLLQEMQATLAMVKAQAGLDAAIATNLAQALHAGNEAREWILANAAQDANLAGTASVSFLMLFGYLTGGWLLAKGALQAQQSLAAGEGDKDFLQAKLISAKFYSEQLLPRTAAYLAAIKAGSDSTMSMPEDQF, encoded by the coding sequence ATGAACTATGCCCATCCGTATCAGGATGCTGAATTTGTATTGCGCCATATTGTGGATTTAGACGGCTTATGTGAACAAGCTGGCTTAGACGTGAATATGGATTTAGCCGTTGCTGTATTAGATGAAGCAGGCAAAATGGGGGCGGAAGTCCTAGCGCCCTTAAACCGCGTGGGCGATTTAAATCCTGCCAAATTAGGTGCAAATGGGGTAGAAGCTTCGCCCGGTTTTACCGAAGCCTATCAACAATTTGCCGAAGCAGGTTGGTTGTCTTTAAGCGTGGCAGAAGCATTTGGCGGGCAAAATTTACCGAATGTGTTAAGCACAGCAGTGAATGAAATTTGGCATTCGGCAAATATGGCGTATGCGCTATGCCCGATGCTAAGCCAAGGCGCGATGGAAAGTATTGGGCATCATGCCAGCGAGGACTTGCAAGCGACCTATTTGCCTAAATTAGCCAGTGGCGAATGGACAGGGACAATGAATCTGACTGAACCGGATGCAGGTTCAGATTTAGCGGCGATTAAAAGCAAAGCGGTGCCAAACGGCGACCATTATTTAATTTCCGGTCAGAAGATTTTCATTACGTGGGGTGATCATCAAATGACCCCGAATATTGTGCATTTGGTATTAGCCCGTTTACCGGATGCGCCGCCGGGTGTTAAAGGCATCTCTTTATTCATTGTACCTAAGTTCGTGTTAAATGCAGACGGTGAACCGGGTGAACGTAATAGCGCGTTTGCGTTATCACTTGAACACAAGATGGGAATTCACGGTAGCCCAACTTGTGTCATGGAATTTAATGAAGCGGTGGGTTATATCGTAGGCGAGCCAAATAAAGGCTTAGCTTATATGTTCACGATGATGAACCATGCGCGGCAAGCGGTCGGGTTACAAGGTTTGTCTATTTCTGAGCGTGCTTATCAACAAGCCAAGCAATACGCGAAAGAGCGCTTACAAGGTACACGCCGCGACGGTTCACGTATTCCAATTATTCAACATCCCGATGTGCGTCGTATGTTGATGACCATGAAATCGGGTATCGAAGCCATGCGCGCCTTAGCTTTAACCGCAGCCGCAGAAATTGATCGGGCGCGTTATGCAGCGGACGATGCTAGCCAAGCGCAACATGAGGCTCGCGTTGAATTACTGACACCGATTGTCAAAGGTTGGCTAACCGAAATGTCTCAAGAACTCACCTCATTAGGCATACAAGTCTATGGTGGGATGGGGTATATCGAGGAAACGGGTGCAGCACAACATTATCGTGATGCACGTATTCTGACGATTTATGAAGGCACGACCGGTATTCAAGCCTTGGATTTCATTGGGCGTAAAACGCTAGTGGATAAGGGCGAAGCATTAGCTGTGTTATTGCAAGAAATGCAAGCCACGCTAGCGATGGTTAAAGCGCAGGCAGGTTTGGATGCTGCCATTGCCACGAATTTAGCGCAGGCTTTACACGCGGGTAATGAAGCGCGTGAATGGATTTTGGCAAATGCAGCACAGGATGCAAACTTAGCCGGAACAGCCAGTGTCAGTTTCTTAATGCTATTTGGTTATTTAACCGGCGGTTGGTTATTAGCAAAAGGGGCATTGCAAGCGCAACAAAGTTTGGCAGCAGGGGAAGGCGATAAGGATTTCTTGCAGGCTAAATTAATCAGCGCTAAGTTCTATAGTGAGCAATTATTGCCAAGAACCGCCGCTTATTTAGCTGCGATTAAAGCCGGTAGCGACAGCACAATGAGCATGCCGGAAGATCAGTTTTAA
- a CDS encoding chaperone modulator CbpM, translating to MANPNLEQLSGLLLDHAQTLSLAELCRCCAIPAEQVLIMVEQGIIEPQETRITTSRWVFASPQILRLKAAMRLQHDLGINIAGAALALDLLDEVKQLRQQLKAYQRRLDTIEAHE from the coding sequence ATGGCAAACCCTAATCTCGAACAGTTGAGCGGTTTATTATTAGACCACGCGCAAACGTTAAGTTTGGCTGAATTATGCCGTTGTTGTGCCATTCCCGCCGAACAAGTGCTGATTATGGTCGAACAAGGCATTATTGAACCACAAGAGACTCGTATTACTACCTCGCGCTGGGTATTTGCCAGCCCACAAATTTTGCGTTTAAAAGCCGCCATGCGTTTGCAACACGATTTGGGTATTAATATTGCGGGAGCGGCCTTAGCTTTAGATTTGTTGGATGAAGTCAAACAACTACGCCAACAATTGAAAGCTTATCAACGGCGTTTAGACACGATTGAGGCGCATGAATAG